A stretch of [Clostridium] innocuum DNA encodes these proteins:
- a CDS encoding M23 family metallopeptidase, which produces MYSYTKEKKFPKRRLIVSLSCLLIAAAAFLTYEYSMKNPAKDTSVFKEDTTPVLSLPSSAEEEKGIQPFAVKAEVVLDYFDGKDSKVDSMTKFEGVYRANQGMDYSFNKEAFDVLASFSGEVSDVKEDNIFGKSVTITSKDLSITYQSLSDITVKKGDKVNQKDPIAKAGSNIYNKELGNHLHIVVEKNGKIIDPELMYGKTNAEIK; this is translated from the coding sequence ATGTATAGCTATACAAAGGAAAAGAAATTTCCAAAACGCAGACTGATTGTTTCCTTAAGCTGCCTGCTGATTGCCGCAGCTGCCTTTCTGACTTATGAATATTCCATGAAGAATCCTGCAAAGGACACTTCCGTGTTTAAGGAAGATACCACGCCGGTGCTCTCGCTTCCCAGCTCAGCTGAGGAAGAAAAAGGCATCCAGCCGTTTGCGGTCAAGGCAGAGGTCGTTCTTGATTATTTTGATGGAAAGGACAGCAAGGTTGACAGTATGACGAAGTTTGAAGGCGTCTACCGAGCCAATCAGGGCATGGACTATTCCTTCAACAAAGAGGCTTTCGATGTTCTGGCAAGCTTCAGCGGCGAGGTGAGTGATGTGAAGGAAGATAATATCTTCGGCAAAAGTGTTACAATCACCAGCAAGGATCTGAGCATAACCTATCAGAGCCTGTCCGATATCACTGTGAAAAAGGGCGATAAGGTCAATCAGAAGGATCCCATTGCAAAGGCCGGAAGCAATATTTACAACAAGGAGCTGGGCAATCATCTGCATATCGTCGTAGAGAAAAACGGCAAGATTATAGATCCGGAGCTGATGTACGGCAAAACGAACGCTGAGATCAAATAG
- the spoIID gene encoding stage II sporulation protein D encodes MKIAVKFLLVLSIILVSFFLWLNMGTSSPILWNTGKESVQEQEKKDKEKAKDKEQTVHITRQDGTSLKLPLETYLEGVIGSEMPASFEMEALKAQCVAARTFVTKRGFEVDDTTRTQVYHDDKQMRQIWGSSYDKMHARVVKALQETEGEIMTYQGEPISAVFFSGSCGKTANSEEYWDSRTPYLRSVDSHWDKEEDGYEKTAVISEEDFHTMLGFENPVKEVGKPSHYASGYVKSITIDRIVFSGREIREKLNLRSSCFSIKKTSGGYAVTTRGFGHGLGMSQYGAQGMALEKKNYKEILKHYYTGVQIVKE; translated from the coding sequence TTGAAGATAGCTGTGAAGTTTCTCCTTGTACTCTCCATAATTCTTGTCTCTTTTTTTCTCTGGCTGAATATGGGCACATCCTCACCGATTTTATGGAATACAGGTAAGGAATCGGTGCAGGAGCAGGAAAAGAAGGATAAGGAAAAAGCGAAGGACAAAGAACAGACCGTACATATTACAAGACAGGACGGAACCAGCCTGAAGCTGCCGCTGGAAACATACCTGGAGGGAGTCATCGGCTCGGAGATGCCTGCTTCCTTTGAGATGGAGGCGTTGAAGGCACAGTGTGTAGCTGCCAGGACCTTTGTGACGAAGCGCGGCTTTGAGGTGGATGACACTACACGGACACAGGTATATCACGATGATAAGCAGATGCGTCAGATCTGGGGGAGCTCCTATGATAAGATGCATGCCAGAGTTGTGAAGGCGCTGCAGGAGACAGAAGGGGAAATCATGACCTATCAGGGCGAACCGATTTCTGCCGTGTTCTTTAGCGGATCCTGTGGTAAGACTGCCAACAGTGAGGAATACTGGGACAGCAGGACGCCGTATCTGCGCAGTGTGGATTCACATTGGGATAAAGAGGAAGACGGCTATGAAAAAACAGCTGTTATTTCAGAGGAGGATTTTCATACGATGCTCGGCTTTGAGAATCCGGTGAAGGAAGTGGGAAAGCCTTCCCATTACGCTTCCGGCTATGTAAAATCCATAACGATTGACCGCATTGTCTTCAGTGGCAGAGAGATTCGTGAAAAGCTGAATCTTCGCTCCTCCTGCTTTTCCATAAAGAAAACAAGCGGCGGTTATGCGGTAACAACCAGAGGCTTTGGTCATGGTCTCGGCATGAGTCAGTACGGGGCGCAGGGAATGGCGCTGGAGAAAAAGAATTACAAGGAAATACTGAAGCATTATTATACCGGTGTACAGATTGTAAAAGAATGA
- a CDS encoding response regulator, with product MYKVLIADDERLIRITLKNMIDWKALDCEVIATAKDGEEAFHIFTDMQPEIVITDLKMPGMDGIDLISKIKEVNKNTQVIALSNYSDFEYVRDAMKAGAFDYLLKVTLEKKELERIITQVKESCVESSLNDHVEYESALKELQQCLILTKNEHILSRKEFQETLSQPVFEPYQKGFQMAYFRVDNINHLYRTKLKDHAALHKHLQDLIRESMPLAVHHHLIFMSNHSGILMFESREKLRILNICNSIIRNITQYLDIHLSITLSDIIASLDEFYDQFELLLKSHERRFYVGEGCLIQSEEHDAFQELDMNEVTFHLELLNAVAAKDFDTVQHKLKETLEYMKFHEIDPHAVLEYFIFIFHNIEGNEMARGIRQAFPFDTITAKLRLCETADKLEEIVSSSFDQIEAWMKDQSNRRYRRKILEVMEYIDANLNRKLTLKEIADSIGMNESSLSRLFKNETGVNLNYYINEKKMKKAMELLRGESSMIKDVAAAVGMDDQLYFNKVFKKYYNVSPSEFKKKLHPDTEE from the coding sequence ATGTACAAGGTACTGATAGCAGATGATGAGCGCTTAATCCGGATCACATTAAAAAACATGATTGATTGGAAGGCACTTGACTGTGAGGTAATCGCTACAGCAAAGGATGGGGAGGAAGCATTTCACATTTTCACGGATATGCAGCCGGAAATCGTTATTACGGATTTGAAAATGCCGGGTATGGATGGAATTGATCTGATATCCAAAATCAAGGAGGTCAATAAAAACACACAGGTGATTGCACTCAGCAATTATTCCGATTTTGAATATGTGCGGGATGCCATGAAGGCCGGTGCGTTTGATTATCTTTTAAAGGTTACGTTGGAAAAGAAGGAGCTGGAACGCATTATCACGCAGGTGAAGGAATCCTGTGTGGAAAGCAGTTTGAATGACCATGTGGAATATGAATCTGCGTTAAAGGAGCTGCAGCAATGTCTGATTCTTACCAAGAATGAGCATATTCTGAGCCGTAAGGAATTTCAGGAAACACTGTCACAGCCGGTGTTTGAGCCCTATCAAAAGGGATTTCAGATGGCATATTTTCGCGTGGATAACATCAATCATCTGTATCGAACCAAGCTGAAGGACCATGCGGCACTGCATAAGCATCTGCAGGATTTAATACGGGAATCCATGCCGCTTGCCGTGCATCATCACCTGATTTTTATGAGCAACCATTCTGGCATCCTGATGTTTGAAAGCAGAGAAAAGCTTCGTATTCTGAATATATGCAACAGCATCATTCGAAATATCACACAGTATCTGGATATACATCTGTCCATTACATTGTCGGATATCATTGCATCACTGGATGAATTTTACGATCAGTTCGAGCTGCTTCTGAAATCACATGAGCGAAGGTTTTATGTGGGTGAGGGATGTCTGATTCAAAGCGAGGAGCATGACGCGTTTCAGGAGCTGGATATGAATGAGGTGACCTTTCATCTGGAGCTGCTGAACGCGGTTGCCGCTAAGGATTTTGATACGGTACAGCACAAGCTGAAGGAAACTCTGGAGTATATGAAATTTCATGAAATTGATCCGCATGCGGTACTGGAGTATTTCATCTTCATTTTCCATAATATAGAGGGAAATGAAATGGCACGGGGGATTCGGCAGGCCTTTCCGTTTGATACGATAACAGCAAAGCTGCGACTGTGTGAAACAGCAGACAAGCTGGAGGAAATTGTCTCCTCCTCGTTTGATCAGATTGAGGCATGGATGAAGGATCAATCAAACAGACGCTATCGCCGCAAGATTCTGGAGGTTATGGAATATATTGATGCAAACCTGAACCGCAAGCTGACACTAAAGGAAATCGCAGACAGCATCGGTATGAATGAAAGCTCTTTGAGCCGCTTGTTTAAAAATGAAACCGGCGTGAATCTGAATTACTATATCAATGAGAAGAAAATGAAAAAAGCGATGGAGCTGCTGCGCGGGGAGTCCAGCATGATCAAAGATGTCGCAGCGGCGGTCGGTATGGATGATCAGCTCTATTTCAACAAGGTATTTAAGAAATACTATAATGTATCGCCAAGTGAGTTTAAAAAAAAGCTGCATCCGGATACCGAGGAATAA
- a CDS encoding sensor histidine kinase, producing MLRGNRNLLRRTDIKTRLTLAFIFVPLCLMIVFFLIYYSFSTTVIRDKNEQASAQMVTMSEEIFHLNANALNEQIDNLAASTYLRNYLYYPADTAMRRAFSHNLHDNDLLAGRKGLQLYDETGKLLYEEGTLFPVDLKAYKAEIQAQKQGGYWLYDNEAQMIMLTREIRDLYDQPLGYVFCSFAQEAFNASLSQSTQAGSHMLVVDAKGQVLFGSNPDDIKEIIDLQASTVEINQHSYYMSDKKIEGTPWYVVYLNDENYVLEEIHNFRNMLVAYGIVFFVLLAAIAYFVYHSIYDPVHNILYSMRTLDENNLAMNRVEDDGRDEIHELSINFNDLLDRVQELLHTVHQEQEQKRETQFQLLQAQINPHFLFNTLNTLHYLAILNEDKPVSEGITALARLLRNTIVDSKEVVTVEEEIENLKNYIIIQKLRYGDVFETVYNIDDNVRSCAILKFLLQPIAENSILHAFEEDREHQILTIRAKAEGKYLKIEIGDNGKGFALDMQENRNKKLSGIGIGNIQERIRLMYGEDYSMDIQSVVGTGTIVTLLLPFKKQRGGRPHVQGTDSR from the coding sequence ATGCTGAGAGGAAACAGAAATCTGCTGCGCAGAACGGATATTAAAACAAGACTGACGCTGGCCTTTATCTTTGTACCGCTTTGTCTGATGATTGTGTTTTTTCTTATCTATTATTCCTTTAGCACAACTGTTATACGGGATAAAAATGAACAGGCGTCTGCACAGATGGTGACCATGTCCGAGGAAATCTTCCATTTGAATGCGAATGCATTAAATGAACAAATCGATAATCTTGCGGCATCCACCTACTTGCGGAATTATTTATACTATCCTGCAGATACCGCAATGCGGCGTGCCTTCTCTCATAATCTGCACGACAATGACCTGCTTGCCGGCAGAAAGGGGCTGCAGCTGTATGATGAAACAGGGAAGCTGCTCTATGAGGAGGGAACCCTCTTTCCCGTAGATTTAAAAGCATATAAAGCAGAAATTCAGGCACAGAAGCAGGGCGGCTACTGGCTGTATGATAACGAAGCGCAGATGATTATGCTGACAAGGGAAATTCGGGATCTGTATGATCAGCCGCTGGGTTATGTATTTTGCAGCTTTGCGCAGGAAGCCTTCAACGCATCCCTCTCACAATCCACGCAGGCAGGAAGCCATATGCTTGTCGTTGATGCAAAAGGACAGGTTCTGTTTGGAAGCAATCCGGATGATATAAAGGAAATCATTGATTTACAGGCATCCACCGTAGAGATCAATCAGCATTCCTATTATATGTCTGATAAAAAAATTGAGGGAACGCCCTGGTATGTGGTTTATCTGAATGATGAAAACTATGTGCTGGAGGAAATCCATAATTTTCGTAATATGCTGGTGGCATATGGAATCGTCTTCTTTGTCCTTCTGGCTGCCATTGCCTACTTCGTATATCACAGCATCTATGACCCGGTTCATAACATTCTGTATTCCATGCGGACACTGGATGAGAATAATCTGGCAATGAATCGTGTGGAGGATGATGGACGTGATGAAATTCATGAACTGAGTATCAACTTCAATGACCTGCTGGATCGGGTACAGGAGCTGCTGCATACCGTGCACCAGGAGCAGGAACAGAAAAGAGAAACCCAGTTTCAGCTGCTGCAGGCACAGATCAACCCGCATTTCCTGTTCAATACCCTGAACACACTGCATTACCTTGCCATCCTGAATGAGGATAAGCCGGTCAGTGAGGGAATCACCGCCCTTGCCAGACTGCTGCGCAACACCATTGTGGACAGCAAGGAAGTTGTTACGGTGGAAGAGGAAATCGAAAATCTGAAAAATTATATCATCATTCAGAAGCTTCGCTATGGTGATGTGTTTGAAACCGTATATAATATAGATGATAACGTGCGCAGCTGTGCTATTTTGAAATTTCTGCTGCAACCGATTGCAGAGAACAGCATTCTTCATGCCTTTGAGGAGGACAGGGAGCATCAGATTCTGACAATTCGCGCCAAGGCGGAGGGAAAATATCTGAAAATAGAGATTGGTGACAACGGCAAGGGCTTCGCTTTGGATATGCAGGAAAACCGCAATAAGAAGCTGAGCGGTATCGGCATTGGAAATATTCAGGAGCGTATTCGTCTCATGTATGGAGAAGACTATTCGATGGATATACAAAGCGTGGTAGGCACTGGTACGATTGTGACACTGCTGCTGCCGTTTAAAAAACAGAGGGGAGGTAGGCCTCATGTACAAGGTACTGATAGCAGATGA
- a CDS encoding DUF1146 domain-containing protein: MQYFLMNLAVHVLSFTLSFWALSCVRFETFTNVRKPGQVRLLLLLLSLGLGYLVAQFLLAISVYNGL; the protein is encoded by the coding sequence ATGCAATATTTTCTAATGAATCTGGCTGTTCATGTACTATCCTTTACACTGAGCTTCTGGGCATTGAGCTGTGTACGTTTTGAAACCTTTACAAATGTGAGAAAGCCTGGTCAGGTGCGTCTGCTGCTGTTGCTGCTGTCTCTGGGTCTGGGATATCTCGTAGCGCAGTTTTTGCTTGCTATTTCCGTATACAACGGACTGTAG
- a CDS encoding helix-turn-helix transcriptional regulator yields MYEWQKQIQIIVDEIDSCIKSYQDEALTLRTLSQKLGYSEYYTTRKFKEISGMKLREYLRQRKLAFALKEIRDSEKSILKIALDYGFSSHEAFTRAFKAAYGRTPSAYRKQPSPVVLRTKINPFDRYLLGLDELGEINSAKAVKTYFVTIPAHKFLFIENRESNGYWDFWQKQNQIPGQDMDTVCGLLDSIKGKLDDSGGSDINSGGGQIMAYRNDRNGRLCDWGYLRTECYGVRLPVHYTGDVPHDMQLLDIAEAEYLVFEHGPFDYEQENRSVEHRMEDAMTAFDFTNTGYCFDDTPGRMLYFYFQPERCWKYIRPVKKRMQ; encoded by the coding sequence ATGTATGAGTGGCAGAAGCAGATTCAGATTATTGTTGATGAAATTGACAGCTGCATAAAAAGCTATCAGGATGAAGCACTGACACTGCGAACCCTTTCACAAAAGCTGGGCTATTCTGAATATTATACAACGAGAAAGTTCAAGGAGATATCCGGTATGAAGCTTCGGGAATATCTCCGACAGCGAAAGCTGGCCTTCGCCCTGAAGGAAATCCGTGACAGTGAGAAAAGCATATTGAAGATTGCTCTTGATTATGGCTTTTCTTCTCATGAGGCGTTTACCAGAGCATTTAAAGCTGCATACGGAAGGACACCGAGTGCGTACCGGAAACAGCCCAGTCCTGTTGTTCTACGTACCAAAATCAATCCGTTTGACCGCTATCTTCTAGGTCTGGATGAGCTTGGAGAAATAAATTCAGCGAAAGCTGTAAAGACCTATTTCGTGACCATTCCCGCACATAAGTTCCTGTTTATCGAAAACCGGGAGAGTAACGGCTACTGGGATTTCTGGCAGAAGCAGAATCAGATTCCCGGCCAGGATATGGATACGGTTTGCGGGCTACTGGACAGCATCAAAGGAAAGCTCGATGATAGTGGCGGGAGTGACATCAACAGCGGAGGCGGTCAGATTATGGCCTATCGCAATGATCGAAACGGCAGATTGTGTGACTGGGGATACCTGCGGACAGAGTGTTATGGTGTTCGTCTTCCTGTTCATTATACCGGAGATGTGCCACATGATATGCAGCTGCTTGATATTGCGGAAGCAGAGTATCTTGTATTTGAACACGGACCATTTGATTATGAGCAGGAGAATCGAAGTGTTGAGCATAGAATGGAGGATGCAATGACTGCATTTGATTTTACAAATACCGGCTACTGCTTTGATGATACCCCCGGCAGAATGCTGTACTTTTACTTTCAGCCGGAGCGCTGCTGGAAGTATATACGTCCGGTGAAAAAAAGGATGCAATAA
- a CDS encoding AAA family ATPase, translated as MLSEKELLNILDNKEKVNVEFKEAKRGVPKSIYETYSSFANTNGGLIILGVKEIKTGTAVNYEISGVENANSIISDFWNTINSGKVNRNILKDADVYSLTVQGLELVILHIPRALYNQKPIYIGSNPYAGTFKRNFEGDYRCTKESVNSMIRDSFQNAGDNEILEWLNIGDLDKNTIAVYRTRFRNNNEGHIYEELSDKDFLTKMGAYRFDKKRNIEGVTSAGVLMFGKTETFNEIYHNVNLDYRDETNLFGDMRWSDRIIENGLWEKNLYNFITKVYPKLISEFPVPFQMKDSLQRNDETKLQVAAREALVNSVIHADFKEESCSILVIKKDNYISYSNPGLLRIPIEQIYQGGVSVPRNITLQKLFRFIGFGESAGSGYDKILAPSRAEGFQVPELYENQDMRITNLKLWIVKKEHGALSGALSGALSGALEKPNHILNEKEQIVLNVIREFPNLNRKKIFEKTKIPLTSLDRYLDKLIALDLIQKKGSRKTVSYNVKNTDI; from the coding sequence ATGCTTTCAGAGAAAGAATTATTAAATATATTAGATAATAAAGAAAAAGTAAATGTTGAATTTAAAGAAGCTAAAAGAGGAGTACCTAAAAGTATATATGAAACTTATTCTTCTTTTGCCAATACCAATGGCGGCTTGATTATTTTAGGAGTAAAAGAAATAAAAACAGGCACAGCTGTAAATTATGAAATTAGTGGAGTAGAAAATGCAAATTCTATTATTTCTGACTTTTGGAATACGATAAATTCCGGTAAAGTAAATAGAAACATTTTAAAGGATGCAGACGTTTATTCATTAACAGTCCAGGGCTTAGAGCTTGTTATTCTGCATATACCAAGAGCCTTGTACAATCAGAAACCTATCTATATCGGCAGTAATCCTTATGCCGGTACGTTTAAAAGAAATTTTGAAGGAGATTATAGATGTACGAAGGAATCTGTAAATTCAATGATACGTGACTCTTTTCAGAACGCTGGCGATAATGAGATTCTCGAATGGTTAAATATTGGCGATCTTGATAAAAACACAATTGCAGTATACAGGACACGATTTAGAAATAATAATGAAGGGCATATTTATGAAGAATTATCAGATAAAGACTTTCTAACAAAGATGGGTGCATACCGCTTTGATAAGAAAAGAAATATTGAGGGAGTTACATCTGCAGGTGTTTTGATGTTTGGGAAAACTGAAACATTTAACGAAATTTATCATAATGTCAATCTGGATTATAGAGATGAAACCAATTTGTTTGGTGATATGCGTTGGAGTGATCGAATAATAGAAAATGGTTTATGGGAGAAAAATTTATATAATTTCATTACAAAAGTGTATCCTAAACTTATTTCTGAATTCCCTGTACCATTTCAAATGAAAGATTCATTGCAAAGAAATGATGAAACAAAATTGCAGGTAGCTGCTAGAGAAGCATTAGTTAATTCAGTTATACATGCTGATTTTAAGGAAGAAAGCTGCTCAATATTGGTTATTAAAAAAGACAATTACATTTCTTATTCTAATCCAGGGTTACTGAGAATTCCTATTGAACAGATTTATCAAGGTGGAGTATCTGTTCCTAGAAATATCACATTACAAAAACTTTTCAGGTTTATTGGATTTGGAGAAAGTGCAGGATCTGGATATGACAAAATATTAGCTCCCTCCAGAGCTGAAGGCTTTCAAGTGCCTGAGTTGTATGAAAATCAAGACATGAGAATTACGAATCTTAAGTTATGGATCGTAAAGAAAGAGCATGGGGCATTAAGTGGGGCATTAAGTGGGGCATTAAGTGGGGCATTAGAAAAGCCAAATCATATATTAAATGAAAAAGAACAGATTGTTTTAAATGTTATAAGAGAATTTCCTAATCTAAATAGAAAGAAAATCTTTGAAAAAACAAAGATTCCTCTAACTAGCTTGGATCGGTATTTAGATAAACTAATAGCTTTAGATTTAATTCAGAAGAAAGGTTCACGTAAGACAGTCAGTTATAATGTCAAAAATACTGATATATAA
- a CDS encoding 3-dehydroquinate dehydratase, protein MRKLVIVNGPNNNFYGIRNKGQYGNQLYADLIEELKEYGASIGFEVEAFQSNGEGALIDYFQSLYFEAEKSGCKIPLVLNPGAFTHYSYAIKDALESVHTLIPAIEVHMSNIHGRDDFRHISVTASECLGQIAGMGKHSYKIAMEAFKQMIEEGQL, encoded by the coding sequence ATGCGAAAATTAGTAATTGTAAACGGACCAAATAATAATTTCTATGGAATACGAAACAAAGGGCAGTACGGAAATCAGTTATACGCTGATTTGATCGAAGAGCTGAAGGAATATGGTGCATCCATCGGATTTGAGGTTGAGGCATTTCAGAGCAATGGGGAAGGGGCACTTATCGATTACTTCCAGAGCTTATATTTTGAAGCGGAGAAAAGTGGATGCAAGATTCCGCTGGTACTAAACCCGGGAGCATTCACGCATTACAGCTATGCAATTAAGGATGCATTGGAGTCCGTACATACGCTGATACCGGCAATTGAAGTTCACATGTCCAATATCCATGGACGGGATGATTTCCGTCATATCTCTGTGACGGCATCCGAATGTCTGGGTCAAATTGCAGGAATGGGTAAGCACAGCTATAAAATTGCCATGGAGGCTTTTAAACAGATGATTGAGGAGGGGCAGTTGTAA
- a CDS encoding glyoxalase/bleomycin resistance/dioxygenase family protein, which yields MATYVEHTACKVKDLDWCVKFFTEVFDMPIRLSLGEKPNRKIWLHAGIQLNEDITFDEKEGRLDHIALMTTDYDNVHEKCLAWGCTVLPAGDNWLKMPNGIVIELKRGNNEVLHTIISQKPWVD from the coding sequence ATGGCAACATATGTAGAGCATACAGCATGTAAGGTGAAGGATCTGGACTGGTGTGTGAAATTCTTTACTGAGGTATTTGATATGCCGATCAGACTTTCTCTGGGTGAGAAACCGAATCGTAAAATCTGGCTGCATGCCGGGATTCAATTGAATGAGGATATCACCTTTGACGAAAAGGAAGGCAGACTGGATCACATAGCTCTTATGACAACAGATTACGACAATGTTCATGAGAAGTGTCTTGCATGGGGCTGCACAGTTCTTCCGGCTGGGGATAACTGGCTGAAAATGCCGAATGGCATTGTTATCGAGTTAAAAAGAGGAAACAACGAGGTACTTCATACGATCATAAGTCAGAAGCCGTGGGTAGATTAG
- a CDS encoding ketopantoate reductase family protein: MKIVMLGAGALGSTIGGTLAIGGNDVHFVDMWQEHVDLINKDGLHMTNEKEDWYVRVDARTTADTIGEADLVIVLVKSFATKQAVEQLKQTNVIGKNTLVMSLQNGLGNEETIASVIGSENVISGKTYVGGRLIQAGYISAGVQGKWTYIGELNGEITDRIQTVCNVFNDAGLLCEVSDNIKGLIWDKLLINVAAGALCGITRLPYGPLYEEDYIKDVAVAAIQEGIQVAKAAGVVLKSEDPQYPWVAASEGLPGTFKTSILQSLELKRPTEIDFINGSIVEWGKKYGIATPVNQTLVACVKGIEKYILKYEPSLKKG; the protein is encoded by the coding sequence ATGAAAATAGTAATGTTAGGTGCCGGTGCTTTGGGTAGTACGATTGGCGGAACTCTGGCGATTGGCGGAAACGATGTCCATTTCGTTGATATGTGGCAGGAGCATGTGGATCTGATCAACAAAGACGGTCTGCATATGACAAATGAAAAAGAAGACTGGTATGTCAGGGTGGACGCAAGAACAACTGCCGATACGATCGGTGAGGCGGATCTGGTCATTGTCCTTGTGAAATCCTTTGCGACAAAGCAGGCAGTGGAGCAGTTAAAGCAGACGAATGTTATCGGAAAAAACACCCTGGTCATGTCCTTACAAAACGGTTTGGGCAATGAAGAAACGATTGCTTCTGTCATCGGCTCTGAAAATGTCATCAGCGGTAAAACGTATGTTGGCGGCAGACTGATTCAGGCGGGCTATATCTCCGCAGGCGTACAGGGGAAATGGACCTATATCGGTGAATTGAACGGAGAAATCACGGACCGCATTCAAACGGTATGCAACGTATTCAATGATGCAGGGCTGCTGTGTGAGGTAAGTGATAATATCAAGGGTCTGATCTGGGATAAACTGCTGATCAATGTTGCGGCAGGGGCATTGTGTGGAATTACGCGTTTACCTTACGGTCCGCTGTATGAAGAGGATTATATTAAGGATGTAGCGGTAGCCGCAATTCAGGAAGGAATTCAGGTCGCAAAGGCAGCCGGTGTCGTATTGAAGAGTGAAGATCCGCAATACCCATGGGTTGCCGCAAGTGAGGGACTGCCGGGAACGTTTAAAACCTCTATTCTGCAGTCTCTGGAATTAAAGCGCCCCACAGAAATTGATTTCATCAACGGCTCCATTGTGGAATGGGGGAAAAAATACGGTATTGCAACACCGGTGAACCAGACGCTGGTAGCCTGCGTAAAAGGAATCGAAAAGTATATTTTAAAGTATGAACCGTCATTGAAAAAGGGGTAG
- a CDS encoding MaoC family dehydratase yields MAEKKEITKVDIPLKIGDSAVFEKTITETDVVLFGGLTGDYSQMHFNEEYMKKTMYGTRIAHGILTFAIGCTASTKIQEQVKSPVPSASYGYDKLRFINPVYFGDTLTCRYTVDRIEEETNKTYSKLEIFNQKGEIVVFAIHILKFFPLEEK; encoded by the coding sequence ATGGCAGAAAAAAAAGAAATCACAAAAGTGGATATCCCTTTAAAAATAGGGGACAGCGCAGTATTTGAAAAAACGATTACGGAAACAGATGTCGTACTGTTCGGTGGCTTGACGGGCGATTACAGTCAGATGCATTTCAATGAGGAATACATGAAGAAAACAATGTACGGCACTAGAATCGCACACGGTATCTTAACATTTGCAATCGGATGTACAGCATCCACAAAAATTCAGGAACAGGTAAAATCACCGGTTCCTTCCGCATCCTACGGATACGATAAGCTGCGTTTTATCAATCCGGTATATTTCGGAGATACGCTGACCTGCAGATATACCGTTGACAGAATCGAAGAAGAAACAAATAAAACGTATTCAAAATTGGAAATCTTTAACCAAAAGGGAGAAATCGTTGTCTTTGCCATCCATATTCTGAAGTTCTTCCCTTTGGAAGAAAAGTAA